In Planctomycetota bacterium, the sequence ACGCCGGCCTTGATGGCTTCCATGACCCGTGCCTTTTCGGCTTCGGTGGTGACCATGATGATGGGAGTCTGCTTGCCCTTGGCGCGGTAGGTCCGGACGAAGGTCAGCCCGTCCATGATGGGCATGTTCCAGTCGAGGAGGATGATGTCAGGGCCGAAGGCGTCGACGCGGCTGAGGGCGTCCTGCCCGTCCCCGGCCTCTTCAACGGCCTTTGCGCCGAGCGTCTGGACCACGCCCTTGACGATGTTCCGCATGGTCTTTGAGTCATCGACGATGAGTACGCGCATGACAGTGGTCTCCGCACCAACGGCT encodes:
- a CDS encoding response regulator; its protein translation is MRVLIVDDSKTMRNIVKGVVQTLGAKAVEEAGDGQDALSRVDAFGPDIILLDWNMPIMDGLTFVRTYRAKGKQTPIIMVTTEAEKARVMEAIKAGVNNYAVKPFTPEGLSKIIEITLAKAAVKAA